In Candidatus Promineifilum breve, one genomic interval encodes:
- a CDS encoding ROK family transcriptional regulator: MEKATRRQSKDHNSRLVLKTIYGNGQVSRADLARSTGLTRPTVSAIVAGLLESALVSEIGPGPSAGGKRPTLLAINDDGRHLIAVDLSGDEFRAARLNLSGGITTRVGLPAAGLRGDAALDAVYRLVEPLLTPTATPLLGFGVATPGLVDPQQGIVRRAVNLGWVDLPLRERLEERFGRPVHVANDSHMAALAEYTYGDPPPSANLIAIRIGRGIGAGVILGGRPFYGDGFGAGEIGHVVVDPAGDLCTCGNRGCLETTSSVRAILKNAAAADRTGSVLAGDSVPTWPAFIQAVKAHDPVAVDVAVAAGRHLGAAVAHLVGAYNIHHIVLAGRVSDLGGLLLDAVNAEMHQRVLPAMAEATTVRFTSLADGRLADIVTLGCSALLLHRELGVV; the protein is encoded by the coding sequence ATGGAAAAGGCCACCCGCCGGCAATCCAAGGATCACAATAGCCGTCTCGTCCTCAAGACGATCTACGGCAACGGTCAGGTGAGCCGCGCCGACCTGGCTCGCAGCACCGGCCTGACCCGGCCCACGGTCTCGGCCATCGTTGCCGGCCTGCTGGAGAGCGCCCTGGTCAGCGAGATCGGCCCCGGGCCATCGGCCGGCGGCAAGCGCCCCACCCTGTTAGCCATCAACGACGACGGCCGCCACCTGATCGCCGTCGATTTGAGCGGCGACGAATTCCGCGCCGCCCGCCTGAACCTCAGCGGCGGCATCACCACCCGCGTCGGCCTGCCCGCCGCCGGCCTGCGCGGCGACGCGGCGCTCGACGCCGTATATCGGCTGGTGGAACCGCTGCTGACCCCTACCGCCACGCCGCTGCTCGGTTTCGGCGTCGCCACACCCGGTCTGGTTGACCCGCAGCAAGGCATCGTCCGGCGGGCGGTCAACCTCGGCTGGGTCGATCTGCCCCTGCGCGAGCGGCTGGAAGAGCGCTTCGGCCGCCCCGTCCACGTCGCCAATGACAGCCACATGGCCGCGCTGGCCGAATATACCTACGGCGACCCGCCGCCCAGCGCCAACCTCATCGCCATCCGCATCGGCCGGGGCATCGGCGCCGGCGTCATCCTCGGCGGCCGGCCGTTCTATGGCGACGGCTTTGGCGCGGGCGAAATCGGCCACGTCGTCGTCGATCCGGCCGGCGACCTGTGCACCTGCGGCAATCGCGGCTGTCTGGAGACGACCAGCAGCGTGCGGGCCATCCTCAAAAATGCCGCCGCGGCCGACCGCACCGGATCGGTGCTGGCCGGCGACAGCGTGCCCACCTGGCCCGCGTTTATACAGGCTGTGAAGGCCCACGATCCGGTCGCCGTTGACGTGGCCGTGGCCGCCGGGCGGCATTTGGGCGCGGCCGTCGCCCATCTGGTAGGGGCGTATAACATCCACCACATCGTCCTGGCCGGGCGGGTCAGCGATCTGGGCGGGCTATTGCTCGACGCCGTGAATGCCGAGATGCACCAGCGGGTGCTGCCGGCCATGGCCGAGGCGACGACCGTGCGCTTCACGTCGCTGGCCGACGGCCGTCTGGCCGACATCGTGACCCTGGGCTGTTCGGCCCTGCTGCTCCACCGCGAACTGGGGGTGGTATGA
- a CDS encoding glycoside hydrolase family 3 protein codes for MINPTDPIGYQLMLAFAGHTPPPRILDWIANRRVGGFSLFRPHNYDSPAQVRELTAALQRAARAAGQAPLLIATDQEGGQLAAMGAGTTQFAGNMALGATGDPHLARRVGRAIGLELAAMGINVNYAPVLDLNTNPRNPSLGIRAFGDSPALAGALGAALVAGLQSAGVAATLKHFPGKGEAAVDSHYQMPVIAHSRERLDAVEFPPFRAGIAAGAKLLMTGHFALPALTGSSAYPATVARRVMTDFARGEMGFDGVIITDALDMGAITQGAGQIIDVIAAVRAGVDLLLIMLDEDTQERLYGGLRLAQSRELFDPADLNASLDRILALKTWAAAQPQPDLAVVGCAEHRALEEEVARRSITLVRDEGELLPLRPAAEARIAAVMPQPTDLTPADTSSTITPHLAAALRHYHPRVDEFVVGHAPTAEQIAGLHERLAGYDLLVVGTINASMQPEQAALVNELLALNRPTVTVALRTPYDLAVYPAAGTHLCTYSIQPASLDALAAALFGEFAPSGKLPVTVSNND; via the coding sequence ATGATCAACCCCACAGACCCCATCGGCTACCAACTCATGCTGGCCTTCGCCGGCCACACCCCGCCGCCGCGCATTCTCGACTGGATCGCCAACCGGCGCGTGGGCGGCTTCTCGCTCTTCCGGCCGCACAACTACGACAGCCCGGCCCAGGTGCGCGAATTGACGGCCGCCCTGCAACGCGCCGCCCGCGCCGCCGGCCAGGCTCCGCTACTCATCGCCACCGATCAGGAAGGCGGCCAGTTGGCGGCCATGGGCGCGGGGACGACCCAGTTCGCCGGCAACATGGCCCTGGGCGCGACCGGCGACCCGCACCTGGCGCGGCGTGTCGGCCGGGCCATCGGCCTGGAGCTGGCGGCGATGGGCATCAACGTCAACTACGCCCCGGTGCTCGACCTGAACACCAACCCGCGCAACCCGTCGCTGGGCATTCGCGCTTTCGGCGATAGTCCTGCATTGGCCGGCGCGTTGGGCGCGGCGCTGGTGGCGGGGCTGCAATCGGCCGGCGTGGCGGCCACGCTCAAGCACTTCCCCGGCAAGGGAGAGGCAGCTGTCGATTCCCATTATCAGATGCCGGTCATTGCCCACAGTCGCGAGCGGCTCGACGCGGTGGAGTTCCCGCCCTTTCGCGCCGGCATCGCCGCCGGGGCCAAACTATTGATGACCGGCCATTTCGCCCTGCCCGCCCTGACCGGCAGCAGCGCCTACCCGGCCACCGTCGCCCGGCGGGTGATGACTGACTTCGCCCGCGGCGAGATGGGCTTCGACGGCGTGATCATCACCGACGCCCTCGACATGGGGGCCATCACCCAGGGCGCGGGGCAGATCATCGACGTCATCGCCGCCGTGCGCGCCGGGGTCGATCTGCTGCTGATTATGCTCGACGAAGACACGCAGGAGCGGCTCTATGGCGGCCTGCGGCTGGCCCAGTCGCGAGAGTTGTTCGACCCGGCCGACCTGAACGCCTCGCTCGACCGCATCTTGGCCCTGAAGACGTGGGCCGCCGCCCAACCACAGCCCGATCTGGCCGTCGTCGGCTGCGCCGAGCACCGGGCGCTGGAAGAGGAAGTGGCCCGTCGTTCTATTACGCTGGTGCGGGACGAAGGCGAACTGTTGCCGTTGCGCCCGGCGGCCGAGGCCCGCATCGCCGCCGTCATGCCCCAGCCCACCGACCTGACCCCGGCCGATACGTCCTCGACCATCACGCCCCATCTGGCCGCCGCGTTGCGTCATTATCACCCACGGGTCGATGAATTCGTCGTCGGCCACGCGCCCACGGCCGAGCAGATCGCCGGGCTGCACGAACGGCTGGCCGGCTATGACCTGCTGGTGGTGGGCACAATCAACGCTTCCATGCAGCCGGAACAGGCCGCGCTGGTCAACGAATTGCTGGCGCTCAACCGGCCCACCGTGACCGTGGCCCTGCGCACGCCGTACGACCTGGCCGTCTATCCGGCGGCGGGCACGCATCTGTGTACCTATAGTATCCAGCCCGCCTCGCTCGACGCGCTGGCGGCGGCGCTCTTCGGCGAGTTCGCGCCCAGCGGCAAGTTGCCGGTTACAGTAAGCAATAATGATTAA
- a CDS encoding YtxH domain-containing protein has protein sequence MNHTNLEIQHETGPGYLVAGLLLGSLIGALVGAVVMMLLAPQSGEKTRVQIQRKARDLRREYVKTIESGAHQVRDKAQQVTTGIQDRAEDLQQRGQEVVEEQRERWSPVVDAGKTAVKG, from the coding sequence ATGAATCACACGAATCTAGAGATCCAACATGAAACTGGTCCAGGCTACCTCGTGGCCGGGCTATTACTAGGGAGCCTGATCGGGGCTTTGGTGGGCGCAGTGGTGATGATGCTGCTGGCACCGCAGTCGGGCGAGAAGACACGGGTACAAATACAGCGGAAGGCCAGGGATTTGCGCCGGGAGTATGTCAAGACGATTGAAAGCGGGGCGCACCAGGTCCGTGACAAAGCACAGCAGGTGACGACAGGCATCCAGGACCGGGCCGAAGATTTGCAGCAACGCGGCCAGGAAGTCGTTGAAGAACAGCGGGAGCGTTGGTCCCCCGTCGTTGATGCCGGTAAAACAGCCGTCAAGGGCTAA
- a CDS encoding LabA-like NYN domain-containing protein, with protein sequence MHDTRSISRVGVYVDTANMYRNGGFRMRYDVLREFACRDGAEPARLNAYVSFDADRARADPVYERSTQRFYSLLRDFGYKVQIKDVRWYEDESGKRYGKANADLDLAVDMLLQSENLDRVMLVTGDGDFTRVVSAVQNRGCRVEVVALDNASADLRREADLFISGFLVPELVPAFSNGGPLGDEPAWGEVGSLVRGSCYFHKLNYGFMRFLRVPGPKLWLTDTQHPESPYETAYFHDSNLPENVDSQNLPSYNHVFQFELVESRHPSGKFEARNIEFLSWVPT encoded by the coding sequence ATGCACGACACACGATCGATCTCCCGCGTCGGCGTCTACGTTGACACGGCCAATATGTACCGCAATGGTGGTTTTCGGATGCGCTATGACGTTTTGCGCGAGTTTGCCTGTCGCGATGGAGCGGAGCCGGCCCGCCTCAACGCCTACGTCAGCTTCGACGCCGACCGCGCCCGCGCCGACCCGGTCTACGAGCGCAGCACCCAGCGCTTCTACTCGCTGCTGCGCGACTTCGGCTACAAGGTGCAGATCAAGGATGTCCGCTGGTATGAGGACGAGAGCGGCAAACGGTATGGCAAGGCCAACGCCGATCTCGATCTGGCGGTAGACATGCTGCTGCAATCGGAAAATCTGGACCGGGTGATGCTGGTGACCGGCGACGGCGACTTCACCCGCGTGGTCAGCGCCGTGCAGAACCGCGGCTGCCGGGTCGAGGTGGTGGCCCTGGACAACGCCTCGGCCGATCTGCGCCGCGAGGCTGACCTGTTCATCTCCGGCTTCCTCGTGCCCGAACTGGTGCCGGCCTTCAGCAACGGCGGCCCGCTGGGTGATGAACCGGCCTGGGGCGAGGTGGGTTCGCTGGTGCGCGGCTCGTGCTACTTCCACAAACTGAACTACGGCTTCATGCGCTTCCTGCGCGTGCCGGGGCCGAAGTTATGGCTGACCGACACCCAGCACCCGGAGTCGCCCTACGAGACGGCCTACTTCCACGACTCCAATCTGCCCGAGAACGTCGATTCGCAGAACCTGCCCAGCTACAACCACGTCTTCCAGTTCGAGCTGGTCGAATCGCGCCATCCATCGGGCAAGTTCGAGGCGCGCAACATAGAATTTCTCAGTTGGGTCCCGACGTAA
- a CDS encoding AI-2E family transporter, which produces MTKQLLIIGMAVMVTALGLMLAWQFRLVLVYIVFSLALAAALRPLVQRLSGRRLAGRLSLILLYLVVLAGFGLLLVWSIASATGEIQALGNQLSVQDSWQQPQWLAGTSFQQLLDERLPSPSALFGAITGDEGQLVLPTLLGFTQNIISVISAAMVILFLSVYWSIDRIHFERLWLSLLPSGRRAQVRAIWRTVEPEIGAYIRNEAIQSLLAGLLLGLGYWVLGSPYPVLLALTGAVALLVPMVGSVLILFVAVVVGLLTSVQLGLLTVLYTSIVLIALKRWIEPRLFQRGHYNPILTVVILIALADAFGFLGIIVAPPLAATCQILWTRLISNRPVSGPADRISDLRERQVRVLTMVEAMDEPPPLVTSSLGRLANLIEQAEPAL; this is translated from the coding sequence ATGACCAAACAATTGCTCATCATCGGTATGGCCGTTATGGTCACGGCGCTGGGGCTGATGCTGGCCTGGCAGTTCCGCCTGGTCCTCGTCTACATCGTCTTCTCCCTGGCGCTGGCCGCCGCGCTTCGTCCCCTGGTGCAGCGGCTGAGCGGCCGCCGCCTGGCCGGTCGCCTGAGCCTAATCCTGCTCTACCTGGTTGTGCTGGCCGGCTTTGGTCTCCTGCTCGTCTGGAGCATCGCGTCCGCGACGGGCGAGATTCAAGCGTTGGGTAACCAGTTGTCGGTTCAGGATTCATGGCAGCAGCCGCAATGGTTAGCGGGCACGTCGTTTCAACAACTATTAGATGAGCGGCTGCCGTCCCCCAGCGCCCTCTTTGGCGCTATCACCGGCGATGAGGGGCAGCTTGTGCTGCCAACCCTGCTGGGATTCACCCAGAACATCATCAGCGTGATCAGCGCCGCAATGGTCATCCTGTTCCTGAGCGTTTATTGGAGCATCGACAGGATTCATTTCGAACGACTGTGGCTCTCGCTCCTGCCATCGGGCCGGCGGGCGCAAGTGCGGGCGATCTGGCGGACGGTTGAGCCGGAGATTGGCGCTTATATACGCAACGAAGCCATCCAAAGCCTTCTGGCCGGCTTGCTCTTAGGCTTGGGTTATTGGGTACTGGGATCGCCCTACCCGGTACTGCTGGCCTTGACCGGCGCGGTGGCTCTGCTGGTGCCCATGGTGGGGTCGGTTCTGATTCTGTTTGTAGCGGTAGTGGTCGGGCTGCTGACCAGTGTGCAGCTTGGTTTATTGACTGTGCTCTATACGAGCATTGTCCTGATCGCCCTGAAACGGTGGATCGAACCACGTCTGTTCCAACGCGGGCACTATAACCCGATTCTGACGGTCGTGATCCTGATCGCCCTGGCCGACGCTTTTGGCTTTCTGGGGATTATTGTGGCCCCGCCTTTGGCGGCCACCTGCCAAATCCTGTGGACCCGACTAATCAGTAACCGCCCTGTTTCCGGGCCGGCCGACCGGATTTCAGATCTCCGGGAACGGCAAGTGAGGGTATTGACAATGGTCGAGGCGATGGATGAACCACCACCGCTGGTGACCAGTAGCCTGGGCCGGCTGGCGAATCTGATCGAGCAGGCGGAACCGGCTCTGTAG
- a CDS encoding response regulator: MTRVFLADSQIATRSAFRLVVQDLNMQVVGEAADWFSAMTQASGTQPDMLVVNWDLIPTNSSLVELRATCPAAVVIVLLSQFDARRQAALSAGADSFISQGEPPERVAERLRAAVGSASRNSST; encoded by the coding sequence ATGACCCGTGTATTTTTGGCCGACAGCCAGATCGCCACCCGCTCAGCCTTCCGGCTGGTCGTGCAGGATTTGAACATGCAGGTAGTCGGCGAAGCGGCCGACTGGTTCTCAGCCATGACCCAGGCTTCGGGGACGCAACCCGACATGCTGGTCGTGAATTGGGACCTGATCCCCACTAACAGCTCTCTGGTTGAATTGCGCGCCACATGTCCGGCAGCGGTGGTCATCGTCCTGCTCAGCCAGTTCGACGCCCGCCGCCAGGCCGCGCTCTCGGCCGGGGCGGACTCCTTTATCAGCCAGGGCGAGCCGCCGGAGCGGGTGGCGGAACGCCTGCGGGCCGCGGTCGGGAGCGCTAGCCGCAATAGCTCTACTTGA
- a CDS encoding AI-2E family transporter, which translates to MTGSSISPSYTWTFWRVVRATLVFVALGLSFWLLYRFNQVAFTLFVAIVLGTMLRPVVVWLQRRGLPGNAGVLLIYLLLLGLLIGFALLVVPLIVTQSTTIVAATPGYIQTLNDWLVNNPNPSIARLGQYFSDSLLPGQAPLQQTGQEILDSAGRAMGYIGSASQILLTVGAILLIAFYWTLDGPRYIKSLLLLVPKTQRENALELILAIETKVSAYIAGQGVLMLVVGGMAFVAYLLIGLPYVLVLALVAGLMEAVPLVGPFLGAVPAALVALSLGPEKLLWVIVATVIIQQLENSLLVPRVMRKAVGVNPFVSLLAIFAFSSLLGVAGALMAIPTAAIIQLVLDRYVFRPDALESEAPSGRDLAGRLRYEARDLVQDLRKQARLKKEGSDKTVRQIDQVMDEIESITTDLDALLEQAGSMSTL; encoded by the coding sequence ATGACGGGCAGTTCAATTTCACCTTCCTATACCTGGACGTTCTGGCGGGTCGTGCGGGCTACGCTCGTCTTCGTCGCCCTGGGGCTGAGCTTTTGGCTCCTTTATCGCTTTAACCAGGTTGCGTTCACCTTATTTGTCGCCATCGTGCTGGGCACGATGTTGAGGCCGGTTGTTGTCTGGCTGCAACGGCGCGGCCTTCCCGGCAACGCGGGGGTCCTCCTGATCTACCTGCTGCTGCTGGGCTTGCTCATCGGCTTCGCTCTGCTGGTGGTGCCGTTAATTGTCACCCAGTCGACGACGATCGTGGCCGCCACGCCCGGCTATATTCAAACCCTGAACGACTGGCTGGTCAACAATCCCAACCCATCCATCGCCCGTTTGGGGCAATACTTCTCCGATAGTTTATTGCCCGGCCAGGCGCCCCTACAACAAACAGGGCAAGAGATACTGGACTCAGCCGGCCGGGCGATGGGGTACATTGGTTCAGCCTCGCAAATCCTGTTGACGGTCGGGGCCATTCTGCTGATCGCCTTTTACTGGACGCTCGACGGGCCACGCTATATCAAGTCATTGTTGCTGCTCGTTCCCAAAACCCAACGTGAAAACGCCCTCGAGCTTATTTTGGCCATTGAAACCAAGGTCAGCGCCTACATCGCGGGCCAGGGCGTTCTGATGCTCGTGGTGGGCGGTATGGCTTTCGTCGCTTATTTGCTCATCGGCCTGCCCTACGTGTTGGTGCTGGCCCTCGTGGCCGGGCTTATGGAAGCCGTCCCCCTCGTCGGGCCGTTCCTGGGAGCTGTGCCGGCGGCGCTCGTGGCCTTATCCCTGGGGCCGGAAAAGCTGCTGTGGGTAATCGTCGCCACGGTGATTATCCAGCAATTGGAGAATAGCTTGCTCGTGCCGCGTGTCATGCGCAAGGCAGTGGGGGTCAATCCTTTCGTCTCCTTGCTGGCAATATTTGCCTTTAGCTCGTTGCTGGGGGTTGCCGGCGCGCTCATGGCCATCCCCACCGCGGCTATCATCCAACTGGTACTCGACCGCTATGTCTTTCGGCCGGACGCGCTGGAGTCGGAAGCGCCCAGCGGGCGCGACCTGGCCGGCCGCTTGCGTTATGAGGCGCGCGACCTGGTACAGGATTTGCGCAAACAGGCGCGGCTAAAGAAAGAAGGCTCGGATAAAACTGTTAGGCAGATCGACCAGGTGATGGATGAGATCGAATCGATTACCACTGACCTCGACGCGCTGCTGGAGCAGGCGGGGAGTATGAGCACACTATGA
- a CDS encoding ROK family protein, protein MNVRVGLDIGGTKTAALVADGTGPLVEVTRPTDVASPARLVAGIVATVRQALGQLEPGRQLLAVGAGVPGLIDPAGGTVRMAVNLNLVEPYPLRDALEQALGVPVALENDVRVAALGAFHWARSRSDIGSLAYLSIGTGIAAGLVLDGKLYRGAQGMAGEIGHIPIDSAGPRCGCGQYGCLEAIAAGPAIAAFAATAMPERRPSTAEVFALAAAGQPDAGRVVARAAGYLSRAVYLLLMTYDVEQVALGGGVTRAGAAFEQPLRRAMADLRANSPLTATMMPDDKVVIIPSDYNAGARGAVFLAPAPLPADRQGGR, encoded by the coding sequence ATGAACGTGCGTGTCGGGCTGGACATCGGCGGCACGAAGACGGCGGCCCTGGTCGCCGATGGGACGGGGCCACTCGTTGAAGTGACCCGGCCGACCGACGTGGCCTCGCCGGCGCGCCTGGTGGCCGGCATCGTCGCCACGGTGCGGCAAGCGCTGGGCCAACTCGAGCCGGGCCGGCAACTATTGGCCGTCGGCGCGGGCGTGCCCGGCCTGATCGACCCGGCCGGCGGCACAGTGCGCATGGCCGTCAATCTGAATCTGGTCGAGCCATACCCGCTGCGCGACGCGCTGGAGCAAGCGCTGGGTGTGCCCGTGGCGCTGGAAAACGACGTGCGCGTGGCCGCCCTGGGCGCGTTCCATTGGGCGCGCAGCCGGTCGGACATCGGCAGCCTGGCCTATCTCAGCATCGGCACGGGCATCGCCGCCGGGCTGGTGCTCGACGGCAAGCTCTATCGCGGGGCGCAGGGCATGGCCGGCGAAATCGGCCACATACCGATCGACTCCGCCGGGCCGCGCTGTGGCTGCGGCCAATACGGCTGCCTGGAAGCCATCGCCGCCGGGCCGGCCATCGCCGCTTTTGCCGCCACGGCCATGCCCGAGCGGCGGCCGTCGACGGCCGAGGTATTTGCGCTGGCCGCGGCCGGGCAGCCCGACGCCGGCCGTGTTGTCGCACGCGCCGCCGGCTATCTGAGCCGCGCCGTCTACCTGCTGTTAATGACCTACGATGTGGAGCAAGTGGCCCTCGGCGGCGGCGTGACCCGCGCCGGGGCCGCTTTCGAGCAGCCGTTACGCCGGGCGATGGCCGATTTGCGGGCCAATTCGCCGCTGACGGCGACCATGATGCCCGACGATAAAGTCGTCATCATTCCATCCGATTATAACGCCGGGGCCAGGGGCGCGGTTTTCCTCGCTCCCGCCCCATTGCCGGCTGACCGGCAGGGAGGCAGATGA
- a CDS encoding ABC transporter substrate-binding protein, with amino-acid sequence MLLVVLAALMGLLVACGGAVEQAAQDIAPTLQAAAEELAPTVEAAVEEVAPTVEAAVEEAVATEVPAAEEAAAEGTFLERAKAGEFAGTTVTLLGVMVDEEAQKMELALAPFEEATGIDVVYEGSKEFETQINVAVDAGAAPDVANISQPAMAQRFATAGALVDVSTFLPREKLQETYIDSWIDMSTMPGADGEDIIAGVWQRASAKSMVFYPKAQFDAAGYVVPETWEEMLALTQQIADDGDTAWCIGIESGAATGWVATDWMENIMLRTTSLENYDKWVTGELDFASPEVTAAAEKMAEIWLNEDYVYGGVASIVSTFIGDSPVPMFADPPGCWFHTQAAWITSFFGDETLVAGEDYDFFYLPPIDESLGRPALVAGDMMVMFNDRPEVRALMEFFSRAEGVEGWVRAGGTLSPHKDADLEWYTTYIDGKVAEMLLNATSVRFDASDLMPAEVGSGSFWKAMTDWVSGSTDLQTALSEIDASWPE; translated from the coding sequence ATGCTTTTAGTTGTTCTGGCGGCCCTGATGGGCCTGCTGGTCGCTTGCGGCGGCGCGGTCGAACAGGCCGCGCAAGACATCGCCCCGACCCTGCAAGCGGCGGCTGAGGAATTGGCCCCGACCGTTGAAGCGGCTGTCGAAGAAGTAGCCCCGACCGTCGAAGCGGCCGTTGAGGAAGCGGTCGCCACAGAAGTGCCGGCTGCTGAAGAAGCGGCCGCCGAAGGCACCTTCCTGGAGCGGGCCAAGGCCGGTGAATTCGCCGGCACGACGGTGACCCTGCTCGGCGTCATGGTCGACGAGGAAGCCCAGAAGATGGAACTCGCCCTGGCCCCGTTTGAGGAAGCCACCGGGATCGACGTGGTCTATGAGGGTTCGAAGGAGTTCGAGACCCAGATCAACGTCGCTGTGGACGCCGGCGCCGCGCCCGACGTCGCCAACATCTCCCAGCCGGCCATGGCCCAGCGTTTCGCCACCGCAGGCGCGCTGGTCGACGTGAGCACCTTCCTGCCGCGCGAGAAGCTGCAAGAGACCTACATCGATAGCTGGATCGATATGTCGACGATGCCCGGCGCGGACGGCGAGGACATCATCGCCGGCGTCTGGCAACGCGCCTCGGCCAAGAGCATGGTCTTCTATCCCAAGGCCCAGTTTGACGCCGCCGGCTACGTGGTCCCGGAGACCTGGGAAGAGATGCTGGCCCTGACGCAGCAGATCGCCGACGACGGCGACACCGCCTGGTGCATCGGCATCGAATCCGGCGCGGCCACCGGTTGGGTTGCCACCGACTGGATGGAAAACATCATGCTGCGCACGACCTCGCTGGAGAACTACGACAAGTGGGTCACCGGCGAGCTGGACTTCGCCTCGCCCGAGGTGACGGCGGCGGCCGAGAAGATGGCCGAAATCTGGCTGAATGAGGATTACGTCTATGGCGGCGTGGCCTCGATCGTCTCGACCTTCATCGGCGACTCGCCCGTGCCCATGTTCGCCGACCCGCCCGGCTGCTGGTTCCACACCCAGGCGGCCTGGATCACCAGCTTCTTCGGCGACGAAACGCTGGTGGCCGGCGAAGATTACGACTTCTTCTACCTGCCGCCCATCGATGAATCGCTGGGCCGCCCGGCGCTGGTGGCCGGCGACATGATGGTCATGTTCAACGACCGCCCCGAAGTCCGCGCCCTGATGGAGTTCTTCAGCCGCGCCGAGGGCGTTGAGGGTTGGGTTCGCGCCGGCGGCACGCTGTCGCCCCACAAGGATGCCGACCTGGAGTGGTACACGACCTACATCGATGGCAAGGTGGCCGAGATGCTGCTGAACGCTACGAGCGTGCGCTTCGACGCCTCCGACCTCATGCCGGCCGAAGTGGGTTCCGGCTCCTTCTGGAAGGCCATGACCGACTGGGTTAGCGGCTCGACCGATCTGCAAACGGCCCTGAGCGAGATCGACGCCTCCTGGCCTGAATAA